A window of Candidatus Bathyarchaeota archaeon genomic DNA:
GGCTGGAGCTTGTGAGACCCTCTGGGAGGAGGAGAAGAAGATGAGCATAGTTTTAACCCTGAAAAAGGCACTTGTAATAGCTAAGAAAGATGTCAAGACTTACTATAGTAAGCCGGCTACGCTGTTTTACGGTGTAGTTCTGCCCTTCGCTATGTTTGGGGCGTTCCTTGCAGGGAGGCCATGCGTCACAGAGGACTATAGGGTCGTGGGGGTCACGGCCTTATCGACGTTCTTCGGAGGGACAACCGTCGAGGCTGTTATACTTCCGCTCGAGAGAAGAACCGGGACTATAGATAGGCTTCTACTTGCACCTGTCTCGCTGAAGACCATTCTACTTGGTAAAAGTCTTGCAGGATTCATGTTCAGCTTTCCGATAACCCTTATAGTTCTCTCGATAATACTTCCGTTCGCTGGCTTCTGGAATCTCAACGCAGCCCTCCTCGTGGTAGCAGTAGCCTTATCTGTGCTCTCTGCGTGTGCTCTGGGCTTAGCGTTCTCGGCTTCGGCTGAGGATATAGCAGACGTCATGTGGCCGATG
This region includes:
- a CDS encoding ABC transporter permease, yielding MSIVLTLKKALVIAKKDVKTYYSKPATLFYGVVLPFAMFGAFLAGRPCVTEDYRVVGVTALSTFFGGTTVEAVILPLERRTGTIDRLLLAPVSLKTILLGKSLAGFMFSFPITLIVLSIILPFAGFWNLNAALLVVAVALSVLSACALGLAFSASAEDIADVMWPMNFLRFFMIFFAGVFMPIDEIYAFMPSLKFIAYLLPLTYSVDMIYQSIVGINNLTMLAADFAALIVSIIVFYYIAYKRFAKTLT